One segment of Methylocella silvestris BL2 DNA contains the following:
- a CDS encoding glycosyltransferase, which translates to MRIALYVHCFFPTHFYGTEAYTLTLAKELIALGEEPVVVTATLAGEPAQKELVEERIYEGVRVVSIDKNLFPNRDVRDTYEQPALRHPHERLLRKIAPDVIHVCHLISHTTALLEVARAMGVPTFATLTDFFGFCYNNRLEDAQGELCAGPDAARANCIACFLKLVGARPEAKPLTRLGADPRLRPFVSKQLARLGKRQDQPFHIAGFTPNDIVARPDILREAMGVYCEAIAPTLFLKQAYQDNGFPASMHVSHFGVDIDRAPKRLRLEGDGLKLGFIGQLFPHKGAHLLLDALRASVRTNLTLKIWGPDDQDPAYYATLRQKAEGLAVAFLGILPRAELANALGDLDYLVIPSTWYENSPLILLQALASHTPVIISDVAGMTEFVEDSRNGFHFLRGDVESLTEVLCRVADDPALATRLSAATFYDHTPADMAKDVLAMYRAYGLSDADHGIDPPALKDGAADAVELGFEGALEPWFAYNEAALHLGEAARETIAPFPPLDLMLATSGLSRPEDFARHGADIMRALASAHETDLHAYRAWLDFGVGVGRVARLFKGYRGVYVGVDVDPRMIQWARGNLPWVKALHTAPRQRLPCGDQRFDAVVSISVFTHMNEDDHRFYLAELHRVTRPGALLMLTVHGQKAIERASADPAILGLLGIPPDALQAASAALKEGDGFHFTLQSGHLTSRAYDYGITFVNRKWIDAVWTQWFDIESYVAGAIHNFQDIVVARRK; encoded by the coding sequence ATGAGAATTGCGCTTTACGTCCATTGCTTTTTCCCAACTCACTTTTATGGCACGGAAGCCTATACGCTCACGCTCGCGAAGGAGCTGATCGCGCTCGGCGAGGAGCCTGTCGTCGTAACCGCGACGCTGGCCGGCGAGCCGGCGCAAAAGGAGCTTGTCGAGGAGCGCATCTATGAGGGGGTCCGCGTCGTCTCGATCGACAAGAATCTTTTTCCCAATCGCGACGTCCGCGACACCTATGAACAGCCGGCGCTGCGTCATCCGCATGAGCGTCTGTTGCGCAAAATCGCGCCGGACGTCATCCATGTCTGCCATTTGATCAGCCACACGACCGCGCTGCTCGAGGTGGCGCGCGCGATGGGCGTTCCGACCTTCGCCACGCTCACGGATTTCTTCGGCTTTTGCTACAACAACAGGCTCGAGGACGCGCAGGGTGAGCTCTGCGCCGGCCCCGACGCGGCGCGGGCCAATTGCATCGCCTGTTTCCTGAAGCTTGTCGGCGCAAGGCCGGAGGCGAAGCCGCTGACGCGGCTCGGCGCCGATCCGCGGTTGCGTCCGTTTGTCTCAAAGCAGCTTGCAAGGCTTGGCAAGCGCCAGGATCAGCCATTCCATATTGCCGGATTCACGCCAAATGACATTGTGGCGCGGCCTGATATCCTGCGCGAGGCGATGGGCGTCTATTGCGAAGCGATCGCGCCGACGCTTTTCCTGAAGCAGGCCTATCAGGACAATGGCTTTCCGGCTTCGATGCATGTTAGCCATTTCGGCGTCGACATCGATCGCGCTCCAAAACGTCTGCGCCTCGAAGGCGACGGGCTGAAGCTCGGCTTCATCGGCCAGTTGTTTCCGCACAAGGGCGCGCATCTCCTTCTCGACGCCCTGCGCGCGAGCGTCCGGACGAATCTGACCCTGAAAATCTGGGGACCGGACGATCAGGATCCGGCCTATTACGCGACGCTGCGGCAAAAGGCCGAGGGTCTTGCCGTCGCATTCCTCGGGATTCTGCCGCGCGCGGAGCTGGCGAATGCGCTAGGCGATCTCGATTATCTCGTCATTCCCTCGACCTGGTACGAGAACAGTCCGCTCATTCTGCTGCAGGCGCTCGCGTCCCACACGCCGGTCATTATTTCCGATGTGGCCGGGATGACGGAATTTGTCGAGGACAGCCGCAACGGTTTCCATTTTTTGCGCGGCGACGTCGAAAGCCTGACCGAGGTCCTGTGCAGAGTCGCCGACGATCCGGCGCTGGCGACGCGTCTCAGCGCCGCGACGTTCTACGATCATACGCCAGCCGACATGGCGAAGGATGTTCTGGCGATGTATCGCGCTTATGGATTATCTGACGCTGATCATGGAATTGACCCGCCGGCCCTGAAGGACGGCGCCGCCGACGCCGTCGAACTCGGCTTTGAAGGCGCGTTGGAGCCATGGTTCGCCTATAACGAGGCCGCCCTGCATCTGGGCGAGGCCGCGCGCGAAACCATAGCGCCGTTCCCGCCGCTCGATCTGATGCTGGCGACCTCCGGATTGAGCCGTCCGGAGGATTTTGCACGGCACGGCGCCGACATCATGCGGGCGCTGGCGTCGGCTCATGAAACAGACCTCCACGCCTATCGCGCGTGGCTCGATTTCGGCGTCGGCGTCGGACGCGTGGCGCGGCTTTTCAAGGGCTATCGCGGCGTCTATGTCGGCGTCGACGTCGACCCTCGCATGATCCAATGGGCGCGCGGCAATCTGCCCTGGGTCAAGGCGCTGCACACAGCGCCGCGCCAGCGGTTGCCTTGCGGGGATCAACGCTTCGACGCTGTGGTGAGTATTTCCGTCTTCACCCACATGAATGAGGACGACCACCGATTCTATCTTGCAGAGCTGCACCGCGTCACGCGGCCCGGCGCGTTGCTGATGCTCACCGTCCACGGACAGAAGGCGATCGAACGGGCGTCGGCCGACCCCGCGATCCTGGGTCTTTTGGGCATTCCGCCTGATGCGCTTCAGGCGGCGAGCGCGGCCCTCAAGGAGGGAGACGGGTTTCACTTCACGCTTCAGTCCGGCCATCTGACGTCGCGGGCTTATGACTACGGGATTACCTTCGTGAACCGGAAATGGATCGACGCCGTCTGGACGCAATGGTTCGATATCGAATCCTATGTCGCGGGCGCCATCCATAATTTTCAGGATATCGTCGTCGCCCGCCGCAAATAA
- the rfbA gene encoding glucose-1-phosphate thymidylyltransferase RfbA, translating to MRKGIILAGGSGTRLHPLTLVTSKQLLPVYDKPMIYYPLSTLMLAGIREILIISTPQDQPAFRHLLGDGSQWGIKLDYAVQPSPDGLAQAFLIGAEFLDGKPACLILGDNLLYGHGLSETLRRAAASAGCATVFGYSVDEPERYGVIEFNEAGDVLSIEEKPQRPKSSWAAIGVYFYDADVVQLARSLKPSARGELEITDLNNLYIRQKRLKLERLGRGFAWFDAGTHDSLMEAAEFVRVLQKRQGQLISAPEEVAYLNAWISKDAFAQLALKLGKTKYGQRLLDHFKV from the coding sequence ATGCGTAAAGGGATAATTCTCGCCGGAGGGTCCGGGACGCGACTGCATCCGCTGACGCTGGTGACGTCCAAGCAACTCCTGCCCGTCTATGACAAGCCGATGATCTATTATCCGCTGTCGACCTTGATGCTGGCCGGAATCCGGGAAATCCTGATTATTTCGACGCCGCAGGATCAGCCTGCCTTCCGGCATCTTCTCGGCGATGGAAGCCAATGGGGCATTAAGCTCGATTATGCGGTTCAGCCGTCTCCGGACGGACTTGCGCAGGCTTTTCTCATCGGCGCCGAGTTTCTGGACGGCAAGCCTGCGTGCCTTATCCTTGGCGACAATCTTCTTTACGGCCACGGCCTGTCGGAAACGCTGCGGCGCGCCGCTGCCTCAGCCGGCTGCGCCACCGTTTTTGGCTATTCGGTCGACGAGCCCGAGCGCTACGGCGTCATCGAATTCAATGAAGCGGGCGACGTTCTGTCGATCGAAGAGAAGCCGCAAAGGCCGAAATCCAGCTGGGCGGCGATCGGCGTCTATTTCTACGACGCCGACGTCGTCCAACTGGCGCGCAGCCTTAAGCCGTCGGCGCGTGGCGAGCTCGAAATCACCGATCTCAACAACCTTTATATTCGGCAGAAACGATTGAAGCTTGAAAGACTGGGACGGGGCTTTGCCTGGTTCGACGCTGGCACGCATGATTCCCTGATGGAGGCGGCCGAGTTCGTCCGCGTCCTGCAAAAACGGCAGGGCCAGCTGATCTCCGCGCCGGAAGAGGTCGCCTATCTCAACGCCTGGATATCGAAGGACGCTTTCGCTCAGCTCGCGCTTAAGCTCGGCAAAACCAAATATGGGCAGCGCCTGCTCGACCATTTCAAAGTCTGA
- a CDS encoding polysaccharide biosynthesis/export family protein has translation MRNDFANVARILLSGAIAVALTGCATILPGSGPSNDDVVAQSSYPGFQRYEVIDINSSVLDILRHREADSFLAHFGDYRPSVEPKIGVGDTVSVTIWEAGAGGLFSAPLVSDRFSTGSKSSTIPDQIVGRDGSISVPYAGRVRVAGRTTQEVQIIVERALAGKAIEPQVLINMPRSVSNSVTVTGEVANGARVPLSVRGDRVMDVIATAGGIRAPVNETYVQLSRGRETVRVAMTRVSADPRENIFMRPNDVLTLIRDPQTFIAYGATGRNAEIPFDAEGISLSQALAKAGGLLDFRSDPAGVFVFRFEPESVVRALNPNTTIAAPHQLTPVVYRLNLRDAASLFVAQGFRIQNRDLLYVSNAPITDAQKVMEVVGLISGPTTTGLAAYSFVK, from the coding sequence ATGCGGAATGACTTTGCAAACGTCGCGCGCATTCTGCTTTCCGGCGCGATCGCGGTCGCTCTGACCGGCTGCGCGACGATTCTGCCCGGATCGGGGCCGAGCAACGACGACGTCGTGGCTCAATCTTCCTATCCCGGCTTCCAGCGCTACGAAGTCATCGACATCAATTCCTCCGTCCTCGACATATTGCGCCATCGCGAAGCGGACAGTTTTCTGGCCCATTTTGGCGATTACAGACCCTCGGTCGAGCCGAAAATCGGCGTTGGGGACACGGTTTCCGTGACCATTTGGGAGGCCGGCGCCGGCGGACTATTCTCCGCGCCGCTGGTCAGCGACCGCTTCAGCACCGGCTCGAAGAGTTCGACGATTCCCGATCAGATCGTCGGCCGCGATGGTTCGATCAGCGTGCCTTACGCGGGACGCGTCAGGGTGGCGGGGCGCACGACGCAGGAGGTGCAGATCATTGTCGAACGCGCGCTGGCGGGCAAGGCGATCGAGCCGCAGGTTTTGATCAATATGCCGAGGTCGGTCAGCAATAGCGTCACCGTCACGGGAGAAGTGGCCAATGGCGCGCGCGTGCCCCTGAGCGTCAGGGGCGATCGCGTCATGGACGTCATCGCAACGGCGGGCGGAATTCGCGCTCCAGTGAACGAAACCTATGTTCAGCTCTCGCGCGGACGCGAGACGGTTCGCGTCGCGATGACGCGCGTCTCTGCCGATCCACGAGAAAACATCTTCATGCGCCCCAACGACGTATTGACGTTGATCCGGGATCCGCAAACCTTCATCGCCTATGGCGCGACGGGCCGCAACGCCGAGATCCCCTTCGACGCCGAAGGCATCAGCCTCTCGCAGGCGCTGGCCAAGGCGGGGGGACTGCTGGATTTTCGCTCGGATCCCGCCGGCGTCTTCGTCTTCCGTTTCGAGCCTGAAAGCGTCGTTCGCGCGCTCAACCCGAACACGACCATCGCCGCGCCGCATCAGTTGACGCCGGTCGTGTACCGGCTGAACCTGCGCGACGCCGCGAGCCTGTTCGTCGCCCAGGGCTTCCGCATCCAGAACCGCGATCTGCTCTACGTCTCCAATGCGCCAATCACCGACGCGCAGAAAGTCATGGAAGTCGTTGGCCTGATCTCCGGGCCGACGACGACTGGCCTTGCAGCCTATTCCTTCGTCAAATAG
- the rfbD gene encoding dTDP-4-dehydrorhamnose reductase, which produces MILIFGAGGQVGQELQRAAFGKGVACRALSHAEVDIADAADVARAFDETRPTLVVNAAAYTKVDLAETEVDAAQRANEIGPGVVGKACAARETPLIHISTDYVFDGTKTGPYVESDPLAPLGVYGRTKAAGEAAARDAAPRHVILRTSWVYGEFGNNFLKTMLRLARDRDELRVVADQHGCPTSTRDIAAAILRIAPRLETSSDLYGLYHFAGVGATNWHGFASRIVEAQANITGRRPTVAAITTADYPTPARRPANSVLDCSLFEKSFGFSAHNWGEETDAVAKALASKG; this is translated from the coding sequence ATGATCCTGATTTTTGGCGCTGGCGGACAGGTCGGACAGGAACTTCAGCGGGCGGCATTCGGCAAGGGCGTCGCCTGCAGGGCGCTGTCGCACGCTGAGGTCGATATCGCCGACGCCGCTGACGTCGCGCGCGCCTTCGACGAAACGCGTCCGACGCTTGTGGTCAACGCCGCCGCCTACACCAAGGTCGATCTGGCCGAAACGGAAGTCGACGCGGCGCAGCGCGCCAATGAGATCGGACCGGGCGTCGTAGGCAAGGCCTGCGCGGCGCGCGAAACGCCGTTGATTCATATCTCGACCGACTACGTCTTCGACGGGACCAAAACAGGCCCCTATGTTGAAAGCGATCCCCTTGCTCCGCTCGGCGTCTACGGCCGCACAAAGGCGGCCGGCGAGGCCGCCGCGCGCGACGCCGCGCCGCGGCACGTTATCTTGCGCACCTCCTGGGTCTATGGCGAGTTCGGCAATAATTTTTTGAAAACCATGCTGCGACTCGCAAGAGACCGCGACGAGCTGCGCGTCGTCGCCGATCAGCATGGCTGCCCGACCTCAACGCGCGACATCGCCGCCGCGATTCTGCGCATCGCGCCACGGCTCGAAACGAGCTCCGATTTATATGGCCTTTATCATTTTGCCGGCGTTGGCGCGACGAATTGGCATGGCTTCGCCAGCCGCATCGTCGAGGCGCAGGCCAACATCACCGGCCGGCGGCCGACGGTTGCGGCGATCACGACAGCCGACTATCCGACGCCGGCGCGGCGGCCGGCCAATTCCGTTCTCGATTGCAGCCTGTTCGAGAAAAGCTTCGGCTTTAGCGCTCACAACTGGGGCGAGGAAACCGATGCGGTGGCGAAAGCGCTCGCAAGCAAGGGTTGA
- the rfbC gene encoding dTDP-4-dehydrorhamnose 3,5-epimerase: protein MDVKTTDLPGVLVLKPRRFADQRGYFVETYNRRTFAKAGVDAQFVQDNQSFSAKAGTIRGLHFQLPPAAQAKLVRAVRGAIFDVAVDLRAGSPTFGRWIGETLTAGGGEQLLIPRGFAHAFCTLEDDVEVAYKVDDFYAPTCDSGLIWNDPDLKIEWPVEASAAVLSDKDAKLGRFADFVSPFRFEAGAP from the coding sequence ATGGACGTCAAGACGACAGATTTGCCCGGCGTCCTGGTTTTGAAACCGCGCCGGTTCGCTGACCAGCGCGGCTATTTCGTTGAAACCTACAATCGGCGGACATTCGCCAAGGCAGGCGTCGACGCGCAATTCGTCCAGGATAACCAGTCCTTTTCAGCCAAGGCCGGAACGATCCGCGGCCTGCATTTCCAGCTGCCGCCGGCGGCTCAGGCCAAGCTTGTCAGAGCGGTGCGCGGCGCGATCTTCGATGTGGCGGTCGATCTGCGCGCCGGCTCGCCGACATTCGGCCGCTGGATCGGAGAGACGCTGACCGCTGGCGGCGGAGAACAATTGCTGATTCCGCGCGGCTTCGCTCATGCCTTCTGCACCCTCGAGGACGATGTGGAAGTCGCCTATAAGGTCGATGATTTCTATGCCCCGACATGCGACAGCGGATTGATCTGGAACGATCCCGATCTCAAGATCGAATGGCCTGTCGAGGCCAGCGCCGCCGTCCTTTCGGACAAGGACGCCAAGCTCGGACGTTTCGCGGATTTCGTTTCTCCATTTCGTTTCGAGGCGGGCGCGCCATGA
- the rfbB gene encoding dTDP-glucose 4,6-dehydratase, translating into MKDAAPKRILVTGGAGFIGSAVVREIIGETPHSVLVVDKLTYAGNLDSLKPVAADPRYDFIRADIVDAPRMQSVFAQFQPDIVMHLAAESHVDRSIDGPGEFIQTNVVGTFTLLQATLGYWRGLPAARQTSFRFHHISTDEVFGSLGPEGFFIETTAYCPNSPYSASKAASDHLVNAWRHTYGLPTVLSNCSNNYGPYHFPEKLIPLTIINALEGKPLPVYGAGANIRDWLYVEDHARALLTVATQGAVGGSYCIGGHNEKTNLDVVHAICALVDELAPDRAIGPRAGLVSFVSDRPGHDLRYAIDPSKIAVDLGWRPRETFESGLRQTVQWYLEHRDWWERIRTGVYRGERLGVA; encoded by the coding sequence ATGAAAGACGCGGCGCCGAAACGGATCCTCGTAACGGGAGGCGCCGGCTTCATCGGCTCCGCCGTGGTGCGTGAGATCATCGGCGAGACGCCTCACAGCGTTCTCGTCGTCGACAAGCTGACCTACGCTGGCAACCTCGATTCGCTCAAGCCTGTCGCCGCCGATCCGCGCTATGACTTCATCCGCGCCGATATCGTCGACGCGCCGCGGATGCAGTCGGTTTTTGCGCAGTTCCAGCCGGATATCGTTATGCATCTGGCGGCGGAAAGCCACGTCGACCGCTCGATCGACGGTCCCGGCGAATTCATCCAGACGAATGTCGTTGGAACCTTCACCCTGCTGCAGGCCACCCTTGGCTATTGGCGCGGCCTGCCCGCCGCGCGGCAGACCTCGTTCCGTTTCCACCACATCTCGACCGACGAAGTGTTTGGCTCGCTCGGGCCGGAGGGTTTTTTCATCGAGACGACGGCCTATTGCCCGAATTCGCCCTATTCGGCGTCAAAAGCGGCGTCCGACCATCTCGTCAACGCCTGGCGGCACACATATGGATTGCCGACGGTGCTCAGCAATTGTTCGAATAATTACGGCCCCTACCATTTCCCCGAAAAGCTGATCCCTTTGACGATCATTAACGCGCTCGAAGGCAAGCCTTTGCCGGTCTATGGCGCGGGCGCCAATATTCGTGACTGGCTCTATGTCGAGGACCACGCGCGCGCGCTGTTAACCGTCGCGACGCAGGGCGCGGTCGGCGGCTCCTATTGCATCGGCGGCCACAATGAAAAAACCAATCTCGACGTGGTCCACGCCATCTGCGCTCTTGTCGACGAGCTTGCGCCGGATCGCGCCATCGGGCCGCGCGCCGGGCTTGTGAGCTTTGTCTCGGACCGGCCCGGCCATGATCTGCGCTATGCGATCGATCCCAGCAAAATCGCGGTCGATCTCGGCTGGAGGCCGCGCGAGACATTCGAGTCGGGGCTGCGGCAAACGGTTCAATGGTATCTTGAACATCGCGACTGGTGGGAGCGCATAAGGACTGGCGTCTACCGCGGCGAACGGCTTGGCGTCGCATGA
- a CDS encoding glycosyltransferase family 2 protein, translated as MPLKIKNLRALPYLAELIACSRIFDEDWYRKEYPAFEMGELGPIMHYLVEGVFEGARPHLLFDPDWYRTVASCKAANPLIDYIKSGAAAGFDPSPYFSSAYYRKSAGALRGLTPLGHFIAYGLPCNATPTPLFDRDWYLAHNPDVMRAGFDPFLHFVASGARDGRSPGPLFDAPWYRMKNPGVRDAGVEPLRHYLSRGAAEGRRPHDGFDPVFYVAQAPHASVTLEQALADYAEQGRANWRSADAALPPPGSPVAVFDDFPWRRSATSEHPHAPFSVLIIDVAGPPPATADLCAALKQAPQVDLYVVANTPDAAMQEGVAMLDLSQPNLAAFESGVVLDRLLRALKFRDSGALVIEANYAAASLSSLCAELALAHHQVDAAAPLTTAGWAELLRRKIGYRETPRPTISTIIPNYNHGRYLDERIGSILAQTLPPDEIIFLDDASDDESLAIAQLWQAKSRVPFTIIAAEANSGSPFKQWAKGVLEARCDLVSIAESDDSSAPRFLERMVASFRNPNVVLAYSDSETIGTEGETLASSCRFYTDTLDETKWRSGYVEDGAREIATTLAVKNTIPNVSAVLFQRAALCGVLETIQGFRYCGDWAAYVACLRQGAIAFCPEALNRRRQDPGSVTQDGERATLAVQEALAIKRSILQDIACADPIFWLSLAQTIFEYEGRSAALLPGRPAFTANKDLTRSLDDMSDIIAKRRSFYAEQKQEVAHFLRNLADCDVTLDRAGRQALVARVIVELRTLAKDFG; from the coding sequence ATGCCGCTCAAAATCAAAAATCTTAGGGCTCTGCCGTACCTTGCCGAGCTGATTGCGTGCAGCCGGATTTTCGACGAGGACTGGTACAGGAAGGAATATCCCGCCTTTGAGATGGGCGAACTCGGTCCCATCATGCATTATCTGGTTGAAGGCGTTTTCGAGGGCGCGCGGCCGCATCTTCTGTTCGACCCCGACTGGTATCGGACGGTCGCGTCTTGCAAAGCTGCCAATCCGCTGATCGATTACATCAAATCTGGCGCGGCCGCGGGATTTGATCCGTCGCCCTATTTTTCATCCGCCTATTATCGCAAAAGCGCCGGCGCCCTTCGCGGACTGACGCCGCTTGGCCATTTCATTGCTTATGGCCTGCCCTGCAACGCCACTCCGACGCCGCTGTTCGACCGCGACTGGTATCTTGCCCATAATCCGGACGTCATGCGGGCGGGTTTCGATCCCTTCCTGCATTTCGTCGCCTCCGGCGCGCGCGACGGACGTTCCCCCGGCCCGCTGTTTGACGCGCCCTGGTACCGCATGAAAAATCCCGGCGTGCGCGACGCGGGCGTCGAGCCTTTGCGTCATTATCTTTCTCGCGGCGCCGCCGAAGGGCGTAGGCCCCACGATGGTTTCGACCCCGTATTCTATGTGGCGCAAGCGCCGCATGCGTCCGTTACGCTGGAGCAGGCTTTGGCCGACTATGCGGAGCAAGGGCGCGCGAACTGGCGCAGCGCAGACGCCGCGCTGCCGCCGCCTGGCTCGCCTGTCGCTGTCTTTGACGATTTTCCCTGGCGCCGCAGCGCTACGTCAGAACATCCTCATGCGCCTTTTTCGGTTCTGATCATTGACGTCGCCGGGCCGCCGCCCGCCACGGCCGATCTTTGCGCGGCGCTCAAACAGGCGCCGCAAGTCGATCTTTACGTTGTCGCCAACACGCCTGACGCCGCAATGCAAGAAGGCGTCGCCATGCTCGATCTGTCGCAGCCGAATCTTGCGGCGTTTGAGTCCGGCGTCGTCCTCGACCGGCTCCTGCGCGCGCTTAAATTTCGCGATTCCGGCGCCCTTGTCATCGAAGCGAATTATGCAGCCGCATCGCTCTCGTCTCTCTGCGCGGAGCTCGCGCTTGCGCATCATCAGGTCGACGCCGCCGCGCCGCTGACCACAGCCGGTTGGGCCGAGCTTCTTCGCCGCAAAATCGGCTATCGCGAAACGCCGCGGCCGACGATTTCCACAATCATTCCGAATTACAATCACGGGCGCTATCTCGACGAGCGCATCGGCTCGATCCTCGCCCAGACCCTGCCGCCCGACGAAATCATTTTCCTCGACGACGCGTCGGACGACGAGAGCCTCGCAATCGCACAACTGTGGCAGGCGAAATCTCGCGTTCCCTTCACCATCATCGCGGCCGAGGCCAACAGCGGCTCGCCTTTCAAACAATGGGCCAAAGGCGTATTGGAGGCCCGTTGCGACCTTGTCTCGATCGCCGAGAGCGATGACAGCTCTGCCCCCCGCTTTCTCGAGCGTATGGTTGCGTCTTTTCGAAATCCAAATGTCGTGCTGGCCTACAGCGACTCCGAAACGATTGGAACGGAAGGCGAAACGCTCGCCTCAAGCTGCCGCTTCTACACGGACACGCTGGACGAGACGAAATGGCGGTCGGGATATGTGGAAGACGGCGCGCGCGAGATCGCGACAACCCTCGCCGTCAAGAACACTATTCCAAATGTCAGCGCGGTTCTCTTTCAGCGCGCGGCGCTCTGCGGCGTCCTCGAAACGATCCAGGGCTTTCGCTATTGCGGCGATTGGGCCGCCTATGTCGCATGCTTGCGGCAAGGCGCAATCGCCTTTTGCCCGGAAGCCCTGAACCGGCGCCGGCAAGACCCGGGGAGCGTGACGCAGGATGGCGAGCGCGCGACGCTGGCCGTGCAGGAGGCGCTCGCCATCAAGCGGTCGATCCTGCAAGATATCGCATGCGCGGACCCGATATTTTGGCTCAGCCTCGCGCAAACGATATTCGAGTATGAGGGGCGATCGGCGGCGCTGCTTCCTGGACGCCCCGCGTTCACGGCCAATAAGGACCTGACCCGATCGCTTGATGATATGTCAGATATCATCGCAAAGCGACGGTCCTTCTATGCTGAACAGAAGCAAGAGGTTGCGCATTTTCTGCGTAATCTGGCCGATTGCGACGTAACGCTGGATAGGGCCGGGCGGCAAGCTCTCGTTGCTCGCGTCATCGTCGAGTTGCGGACGCTGGCGAAAGACTTCGGATAG
- a CDS encoding NAD-dependent epimerase/dehydratase family protein: MTGKALVTGASGFLGRALVPALLASGASVIAAGRGQSPFAAHPRLAWRRIDLADPAAPLREITSGVDCIYHLAWSTVPSEASLSPAEDARANIVGSLRIIESIAPGAAPRLIFASSGGAIYGRLRQAPASEDHPLNPISAYGLSKRTVEAYLDLFADTIGLRPASLRIGNLFGPGQNPERLFGAVTQFSKAALTGAPIILFGDGSTVRDYVYIDDAVDALIRAAQAQNSSRALNIGSGEGRSLNDIIACLEAQLGRPVKVERRPPRPFDTPLSILDPSRARREIGWSARVSFEDGVARTLKSLADAAT, from the coding sequence ATGACGGGCAAAGCCCTCGTTACCGGCGCCAGCGGTTTTCTCGGGCGAGCCCTCGTTCCAGCTCTTCTCGCCTCCGGCGCGAGCGTGATCGCCGCCGGGCGCGGCCAGAGCCCGTTTGCAGCCCATCCGCGTCTGGCCTGGCGCCGCATCGACCTGGCCGACCCCGCCGCGCCGCTGCGGGAGATCACGTCGGGCGTCGATTGCATCTATCATCTGGCCTGGTCGACGGTTCCATCGGAAGCGAGTCTTTCCCCCGCCGAGGACGCGCGCGCAAATATCGTCGGCTCCCTGCGCATCATTGAAAGCATCGCGCCGGGCGCCGCCCCCCGCTTGATCTTCGCCTCCTCGGGCGGGGCGATCTACGGCCGGCTGCGCCAGGCGCCGGCGAGCGAAGATCATCCACTGAACCCGATCTCGGCCTATGGCCTGTCGAAGCGCACGGTCGAAGCTTATCTTGATCTGTTCGCGGACACGATCGGGCTTCGCCCGGCCTCGCTCAGGATCGGCAATCTTTTTGGGCCGGGCCAAAATCCCGAGCGGCTTTTTGGCGCCGTCACCCAGTTTAGCAAGGCGGCGCTGACAGGAGCGCCGATCATATTGTTCGGCGACGGCTCGACGGTGCGCGATTACGTCTATATCGACGATGCGGTCGATGCGCTGATCCGCGCCGCGCAAGCGCAAAATTCATCGAGAGCGCTGAACATTGGCAGCGGAGAAGGACGCTCATTGAACGATATCATCGCCTGTCTCGAAGCGCAGCTTGGCAGACCGGTCAAAGTCGAGCGCCGACCCCCTCGCCCCTTCGATACGCCCCTCTCAATTCTCGATCCCTCGCGCGCGCGGCGCGAAATCGGCTGGTCGGCGCGGGTTTCGTTCGAGGACGGGGTGGCGCGCACGTTGAAAAGCCTCGCGGACGCCGCGACGTGA